The proteins below are encoded in one region of Sminthopsis crassicaudata isolate SCR6 chromosome 1, ASM4859323v1, whole genome shotgun sequence:
- the LOC141550700 gene encoding putative E3 ubiquitin-protein ligase TRIML1, with protein sequence MLRSHLVQALVGLSTCEKHGEKEKLFCEDDHRILCHSCSLAPEHKDHHILPLEEVAATGKEKLLETQKCLKRKEERLQEKLDHLVRAEVNCKTYFFDYQHILFSEYEILEWFVEEEKDLQFNLLREQFINNMVKYDRRKVKLSQELQSVQSLLLDVEMHVEETPSEMVQGMKGTLDKSEKLLLHEEPEPEAVSEDWRTYVVTGRTQMLMTFFRDITLDPDTAHIHLVVSKDLKSVKYTSVPQDQSNNKDRFVHSLTVLGAQTFTSGRHYWEVEVGENTQWEVGICEESISRKCLRPPSPEEVRTISGCKRQDGFYLCSSRDGYHQRPPIPKVGIFLHYEWGHLGFYNAMDRTLLFHFPKKDFQKPMRPFFSLCVPDKESPTRSLIICPRSDQ encoded by the coding sequence ATGCTCAGATCTCATCTAGTGCAGGCCCTTGTGGGCCTGAGCACCTGTGAGAAacatggagaaaaggagaagctCTTCTGTGAGGACGACCACAGAATCCTCTGTCATTCCTGTTCCTTAGCCCCAGAACACAAGGATCACCACATCCTTCCCTTGGAAGAGGTGGCTGCCACGGGCAAGGAGAAGCTCTTGGAGACACAGAAgtgtttaaaaaggaaagaagaacgTCTTCAGGAGAAATTGGACCATCTTGTAAGGGCAGAGGTAAACTGTAAGACCTACTTTTTTGATTATCAACATATACTTTTTTCTGAATATGAAATACTTGAGTGGTTCGTAGAGGAGGAAAAAGATCTACAATTTAACCTGCTGAGGGAACAATTCATCAACAACATGGTGAAGTATGACAGACGGAAAGTCAAACTGTCACAAGAACTCCAAAGTGTGCAAAGTCTGCTGTTGGATGTGGAGATGCATGTGGAGGAGACCCCCTCAGAAATGGTCCAGGGTATGAAAGGCACCTTGGACAAGAGTGAGAAGCTGCTCCTCCATgaagagccagagccagaggcTGTGTCTGAGGACTGGAGAACGTATGTGGTCACTGGCCGGACACAAATGCTCATGACCTTCTTCAGGGATATAACTCTGGATCCAGACACAGCTCACATTCATCTTGTTGTGTCCAAAGACCTGAAGAGTGTCAAGTACACAAGCGTCCCCCAGGACCAGTCCAACAACAAAGACAGATTTGTCCATTCTCTTACTGTCCTGGGGGCCCAGACCTTCACTTCAGGCAGACACTATTGGGAAGTGGAGGTAGGAGAAAATACACAGTGGGAAGTGGGCATCTGTGAAGAGTCCATCAGCAGAAAGTGTTTGCGCCCCCCATCCCCGGAGGAAGTCAGGACCATATCCGGCTGTAAACGTCAAGATGGTTTCTATCTCTGCAGTTCACGGGATGGCTATCATCAAAGACCACCCATCCCCAAAGTGGGCATCTTCCTGCATTATGAATGGGGACATTTAGGATTTTACAATGCCATGGATAGAACTTTACTTTTTCACTTCCCAAAGAAGGACTTTCAAAAGCCTATGCgacctttcttctctctctgtgttccTGATAAAGAAAGCCCCACTAGATCTCTCATTATATGCCCCAGGAGTGACCAGTAG